The segment TGTTAACCATCCCGCAGACTCACTCACCAAAAACAGAACAACGCGGGAAGGTAGTCCTAAACAGGTAAGGATAAAATGAAAGCTGATGTTTAGGTTTTCCTGGTGTCGCAGTCATGCTTTCTTGTCCAAGTTGCGAGTCAAAACACACGGTCAAAAATGGCAGAATCCATAACGGCAAACAGAACTATCGCTGTCGGGACTGTGGACGACAGTTCGTGCAAGACCCGCAGAACAAACTGATTGACCAGGCGACCAAAGACTTGATTGATAAGCTGATCTTGGAACGCCTGTCGTTAGCAGGAATTGCGAGAGTCACCGGGGTGTCTGAGTTATGGCTGCAACGCTACGTGAACGCTAAATATGTGACTGTGCCGCGACGAGTGAGCGTGAGCGCTAAAAAAAGGGGCGATTAACGATCCAGTGCGACGAGTTGTGGTCGTTCGTTTCCCACCGAGGGAACAAGCAGTGGGTTTGGCTGGCGATAGATGCAAAGACACGGGAAATTGTGGGGGTGCATATCGGAAACCGTTCAGAAGCGGGAGCTAAAGCCTTGTGGCAATCTTTGC is part of the Leptolyngbya boryana PCC 6306 genome and harbors:
- a CDS encoding IS1 family transposase (programmed frameshift), with protein sequence MLSCPSCESKHTVKNGRIHNGKQNYRCRDCGRQFVQDPQNKLIDQATKDLIDKLILERLSLAGIARVTGVSELWLQRYVNAKYVTVPRRVSVSAKKKGRLTIQCDELWSFVSHRGNKQWVWLAIDAKTREIVGVHIGNRSEAGAKALWQSLPPVYRQCAICYTDFWAAYAAVFPSKRHRAVGKESGLTNRIERFNCTLRQRISRLVRKTLSFSKKVDNHIGTIWYFIHHYNASLPV